One stretch of Marinobacterium iners DNA includes these proteins:
- a CDS encoding L,D-transpeptidase family protein, which translates to MSQRLSALLLLCVIAMPLQAAESVEEHLQQLLQTGAAGELPATDRLDWPALQSLYERSGGQLLWSNARGEAKTVMQQELEHWIRASLQHGFDPAHYQYARLQQPFSAGSAMSPEPVLNDLLLSDSFMRLARDMAGVTPSAEEHDRLWRFQSRTLDAVDLLLQAAAAEEVGATLHALLPQSAEYQRLVQHYTQLLQRHERETWVAPDLSMNGLLRTGASHSVVVGVRELLIRKELLSSAESSFEPQEVYTPLVVDAVRAFQQQQGLEPDGILGPATRAALQRSPEQQLQQVRVNLQRWRWLPRDLGERYLLVRTGTYSMTLVEQDKAVQQYRIISGRPHRPTLSFESDVDHLIMHPPWTVPFRLAVEDLLPKQRKDPDYFARQQIEVLQKVDGNWQPVDPEGIDWESLSRRNFPYLLRQRPGPLNSLGRIRFGMSNPYSIYLHDTPQQTLFESTERAFSSGCIRVDEIEDLAQRLLGERSLEQALNISRTHTLRLERPLPVYLVYLTVWVDEQQQGHYHPDVYGLDWQLQQALGPLPDMPDPKAEPGALAQTVLKE; encoded by the coding sequence GTGAGTCAACGTCTGTCTGCATTGCTGCTGTTATGTGTGATCGCAATGCCGTTACAGGCTGCAGAATCGGTTGAAGAGCACCTGCAGCAGTTGCTGCAAACGGGTGCTGCAGGTGAGCTGCCGGCAACCGACAGGCTTGACTGGCCGGCGCTGCAGTCTCTGTATGAGCGCTCCGGCGGGCAGCTGCTGTGGAGCAATGCGCGTGGCGAAGCGAAAACGGTGATGCAACAGGAGCTGGAACACTGGATCCGGGCATCACTGCAACATGGGTTTGATCCGGCACATTATCAGTATGCGCGACTGCAGCAGCCGTTTTCGGCCGGGTCGGCCATGAGCCCTGAACCGGTATTGAATGACCTTTTGTTGAGTGACAGTTTCATGCGTCTGGCGCGGGATATGGCTGGCGTGACCCCTTCTGCCGAAGAGCACGACCGGCTGTGGCGTTTCCAATCCCGTACGCTTGATGCAGTTGACCTGTTGCTGCAGGCCGCCGCGGCGGAAGAGGTGGGGGCAACCCTGCATGCACTGCTGCCCCAGTCAGCCGAATATCAGCGTCTGGTTCAACACTATACGCAGCTGTTGCAGCGGCATGAGCGCGAGACATGGGTGGCGCCGGATTTGAGCATGAATGGCCTGCTGCGCACGGGGGCGAGCCACTCTGTGGTTGTGGGAGTGCGTGAGTTATTGATTCGCAAGGAATTGTTGAGCTCGGCAGAGAGTTCGTTTGAGCCGCAGGAGGTCTATACCCCACTGGTTGTGGATGCGGTAAGGGCGTTCCAGCAGCAGCAGGGACTGGAACCCGACGGTATTCTGGGGCCTGCGACCCGCGCAGCGCTACAGCGCTCGCCGGAGCAGCAGCTGCAGCAGGTACGGGTCAACCTGCAGCGCTGGCGCTGGCTGCCAAGGGACCTGGGCGAACGTTACCTGCTGGTCAGAACCGGGACCTACTCAATGACACTGGTTGAACAGGACAAAGCGGTGCAGCAATACCGAATTATCAGTGGTCGTCCGCACCGTCCTACCCTGTCGTTCGAGTCGGACGTGGACCACCTTATCATGCACCCACCCTGGACGGTGCCCTTCCGCCTGGCTGTTGAGGATCTGTTACCCAAGCAGCGAAAGGATCCCGACTATTTTGCTCGCCAACAGATCGAGGTACTGCAGAAGGTGGATGGCAACTGGCAGCCGGTTGACCCCGAGGGGATTGATTGGGAGAGTCTGTCGCGCCGAAATTTTCCATATCTGTTGCGGCAGCGCCCCGGCCCCTTGAACAGCCTGGGGCGTATACGCTTCGGCATGTCAAACCCCTACAGTATTTACCTGCACGATACACCGCAGCAGACGCTGTTCGAGTCCACCGAGCGGGCGTTCAGCTCAGGCTGTATTCGAGTGGACGAAATTGAAGACCTTGCCCAGCGGCTGCTGGGTGAGCGCTCTTTGGAGCAGGCATTGAACATCTCCCGCACCCACACGCTCAGGCTTGAGCGGCCGCTGCCGGTATATCTGGTTTATCTGACCGTCTGGGTGGATGAGCAACAGCAGGGGCACTATCACCCCGATGTGTACGGGCTGGACTGGCAGTTGCAGCAGGCATTGGGGCCGCTGCCGGACATGCCTGATCCAAAGGCCGAGCCAGGTGCGCTGGCACAAACTGTGCTTAAAGAGTAG
- a CDS encoding YcbK family protein, producing the protein MLFTPRQIRTDAETAPECRQRRRLLTGLALTAAALHVPQAAANIRPLFERKLQFSHLHTGEQLKTTYWAEGRYLSSSLDEINYLLRDFRTGEIHPIDPRLLDLLHTIRVESGNINNPFEIVSGYRSPKTNNQLRTSGGGGVAKKSLHMQGKAIDIRLPGTSLKELHRIACEAKVGGVGLYTSSNFVHIDTGNVRYWGS; encoded by the coding sequence ATGCTGTTCACCCCACGCCAGATCCGAACGGATGCCGAAACGGCACCGGAGTGTCGTCAACGTCGCCGTCTGTTGACCGGGCTGGCTCTAACGGCAGCGGCACTGCATGTGCCACAGGCGGCAGCCAATATCCGGCCGCTGTTTGAACGTAAGCTCCAGTTCAGCCATCTGCATACCGGTGAGCAACTGAAAACCACGTATTGGGCAGAAGGGCGCTACCTCAGCTCCAGCTTGGACGAGATCAACTACCTGTTGCGTGATTTCCGCACCGGCGAAATTCATCCGATAGATCCTCGGCTGCTGGACCTGTTGCACACCATCAGGGTGGAGAGCGGCAACATCAACAACCCGTTCGAGATCGTGTCCGGCTACCGCTCACCGAAAACCAACAATCAGCTGCGCACCAGTGGTGGCGGTGGTGTGGCCAAGAAGAGCCTGCATATGCAGGGCAAGGCGATCGATATCCGTCTGCCCGGAACATCACTGAAAGAGCTGCACCGAATCGCGTGCGAGGCGAAGGTTGGAGGGGTCGGTCTCTACACCAGCTCCAATTTTGTCCACATCGATACCGGCAACGTGCGCTACTGGGGCAGCTGA
- a CDS encoding TlpA disulfide reductase family protein codes for MLSLSIGPFAISADRLALLIAFLVALFAGWVSSRRGGRNPESALFITLLLGLIGARLGFVLQYADEYLSQPVQILDIRDGGFWWVSGLTTGLACALFFWLRQPAMRRPLSIGLVSGALFWTATALPLQLLHKTTEALPPLSFNTLSGEAVNLQQFSGEPIVINIWASWCPPCVREMPVLAEAQRSLPDVHFLFANLGEDAQSVKGFLQQLNIELDNVLLDQQNQLGAHYGSRALPTTLFIDAQGRLQDSHLGELSAASLKDKLTAIRAQLPQ; via the coding sequence ATGCTGTCACTGTCCATCGGTCCCTTTGCCATCTCGGCAGACCGCCTTGCCCTGCTGATCGCCTTTCTGGTTGCCCTGTTTGCCGGCTGGGTGAGCAGTCGCCGCGGTGGCAGGAATCCAGAAAGCGCCCTGTTCATTACCCTGCTGCTGGGGCTGATCGGGGCACGGCTGGGGTTTGTGCTGCAGTATGCCGATGAGTACCTGTCGCAGCCGGTGCAGATCCTCGATATTCGCGACGGTGGGTTTTGGTGGGTCAGTGGTCTGACAACCGGATTGGCTTGTGCCCTGTTTTTTTGGCTACGCCAGCCTGCAATGCGACGCCCGCTCAGCATCGGGCTGGTGAGCGGCGCACTGTTCTGGACCGCCACTGCACTGCCGTTGCAGCTGTTGCACAAAACGACTGAAGCGCTGCCACCCTTGAGCTTCAACACGCTCAGCGGAGAGGCCGTGAACCTGCAGCAGTTCAGCGGTGAACCGATCGTGATCAATATTTGGGCCAGCTGGTGCCCGCCCTGTGTGCGTGAGATGCCCGTACTGGCCGAAGCCCAGAGGTCATTACCGGATGTACATTTTCTGTTCGCCAATCTTGGAGAAGATGCACAGAGTGTGAAAGGATTTCTGCAGCAGCTGAATATCGAGCTGGACAACGTGCTGCTGGACCAGCAGAACCAGCTGGGCGCGCACTATGGTTCTCGCGCTCTGCCCACAACCCTATTCATCGATGCACAGGGACGGTTACAGGATTCTCATCTGGGCGAGCTGTCAGCGGCCAGCCTGAAGGACAAGCTGACCGCCATCCGCGCTCAGCTGCCCCAGTAG
- a CDS encoding ChaN family lipoprotein codes for MRRLTMLLLTLGLSLPALAEHPLSGKLWRLSEQRFVSEAELFAQLPTDGWLLLGEQHDNPHHHQLQQRWIAGLADRGQLGAVALEMATTVQQPLLDQALMRGSTATPDSLNWNAGWNWPLYADVVRLSLDRAPAVIGTDLTREQQRSAYQEGAPSGDMGELHANYMRRLLFESHCGQLPKDSLEGMRQVQLARDQQMAERLDQAQLEALSGVMLTGTIHARHDLGIPLWLEKPAVSVLLTSVQEGRHEPYDYLPESYPGAPVAADYLMFTDAIAERDYCAELQSSHRKTESSGS; via the coding sequence ATGCGTCGACTCACCATGCTGTTGCTGACCCTTGGTCTGTCGTTGCCGGCGCTGGCTGAGCATCCGCTGAGCGGCAAGCTCTGGCGCTTGTCCGAGCAACGCTTTGTATCCGAGGCTGAGCTTTTCGCTCAACTGCCCACGGATGGCTGGTTACTGCTGGGCGAGCAGCACGACAATCCGCACCACCATCAACTGCAACAGCGCTGGATAGCAGGTCTTGCCGATCGTGGCCAGCTGGGCGCCGTCGCTCTGGAGATGGCAACAACAGTGCAACAGCCCCTGCTGGATCAGGCACTGATGCGTGGCAGCACCGCCACACCAGATAGCTTGAACTGGAATGCGGGCTGGAACTGGCCGCTGTATGCCGATGTGGTCCGCCTGTCACTCGACCGAGCACCCGCCGTCATCGGTACCGACCTGACCCGTGAACAGCAACGCAGTGCCTATCAAGAGGGCGCACCCTCCGGTGACATGGGAGAACTGCACGCCAACTACATGCGTCGACTGCTGTTCGAGAGCCATTGTGGTCAGCTTCCCAAAGACTCGCTGGAGGGGATGCGGCAGGTGCAACTGGCCCGGGACCAGCAGATGGCCGAGCGTCTTGATCAGGCACAGCTTGAAGCACTCAGCGGTGTCATGCTGACCGGCACCATTCACGCCCGACATGACTTGGGGATTCCGCTCTGGCTTGAGAAACCGGCGGTCTCTGTGTTGCTGACATCGGTACAGGAGGGACGCCACGAACCCTATGACTATCTGCCGGAAAGTTATCCCGGGGCACCTGTAGCCGCTGACTATCTGATGTTCACCGATGCCATTGCCGAGCGCGATTACTGTGCTGAGCTGCAGTCTTCGCATCGAAAAACGGAATCTTCCGGATCCTGA
- the parC gene encoding DNA topoisomerase IV subunit A has translation MSVETTFDGDTEKLSLRDFTEKAYLDYSMYVILDRALPNIGDGMKPVQRRIVYAMSELGLKATAKYKKSARTVGDVLGKFHPHGDSACYEAMVLMAQPFSYRYPLVDGQGNWGSPDDPKSFAAMRYTESRLAPYAELLLKELAQGTVNWVPNFDGTMDEPEVLPARLPNVLLNGGTGIAVGMATDIPSHNLREVASACCHLLDYPQATLEDLCNIVRGPDMPTEAEIITPPADLRQIYTTGRGSFRMRAIWSREDGEVVVTALPAQVSGAKILEQIAAQMQQKKLPMVSDLRDESDHENPTRLVIVPRSNRVDCDQLMAHLFATTDLERSYRVNLNMIGIDGRPQVKDLRQILTEWLSWRTSVVRRRLEYRLQKVRDRLHILEGLMVAYLNIDEVIAIIREEEKPKDELMRRFGLTDVQADSILDLKLRHLARLEEMKIRGEQDELSEERQHLEETLGSDELMRKLIREEIEAAAEEFGDERRSPLAERGEARAFSEKDLLSADPVTVVLSRQGWIRAAKGHDIDAGGLSYKSGDGFKLACAGRMNQPTVLLDSTGRSYTLDTHALPSARGQGEPVTGHISLPKGAVVDALVCGRDEDAVLLASDAGYGFVTRVDQLTSKTKNGKAALTLPKGAKVLQPVLVPSGDALLAAISSEGRLLVFPVSELPELARGKGNKIINIPSARAASGEELMTHIMLLGPEDTLMVHAGRQHLKLKGAELEHYRGERGRRGNKLPRGYQRVDGMEVISD, from the coding sequence ATGAGTGTAGAGACCACCTTTGACGGTGATACTGAAAAACTGTCACTGCGCGACTTTACCGAGAAAGCCTATCTCGACTATTCCATGTACGTCATCCTCGATAGGGCACTGCCCAATATCGGCGATGGCATGAAACCGGTACAGCGCCGTATCGTTTATGCGATGTCGGAGCTGGGGCTGAAGGCCACGGCCAAGTACAAGAAGTCGGCCCGTACCGTGGGTGATGTGCTGGGCAAGTTTCACCCCCATGGTGATTCGGCTTGCTATGAAGCGATGGTGTTGATGGCACAGCCGTTCAGCTACCGCTACCCGCTGGTAGATGGTCAGGGCAACTGGGGCTCGCCGGATGATCCCAAGTCATTTGCCGCCATGCGTTATACCGAGTCGCGGCTGGCGCCCTATGCTGAGCTGCTGCTGAAGGAGCTGGCGCAGGGCACGGTGAACTGGGTTCCCAACTTTGACGGCACCATGGACGAACCGGAAGTGCTGCCGGCACGGCTGCCCAATGTGCTGCTCAACGGCGGTACCGGGATCGCTGTCGGCATGGCAACCGACATTCCCTCGCACAATCTGCGCGAGGTGGCTTCCGCCTGCTGTCATCTGTTGGATTATCCACAGGCTACGCTGGAAGATCTGTGCAACATCGTGCGTGGTCCGGATATGCCCACCGAGGCAGAGATCATAACGCCGCCGGCGGATCTGCGTCAGATCTATACCACCGGGCGCGGCAGTTTCCGCATGCGTGCGATCTGGAGCCGGGAAGATGGCGAAGTTGTGGTGACGGCGTTGCCGGCGCAGGTATCCGGGGCCAAGATTCTGGAGCAGATTGCTGCCCAGATGCAGCAGAAAAAACTGCCGATGGTGAGTGATCTGCGTGATGAATCCGACCACGAAAATCCCACCCGTCTGGTAATCGTACCGCGCTCCAACCGGGTCGACTGCGACCAGTTGATGGCGCACCTGTTTGCCACCACGGATCTGGAGCGCAGCTACCGCGTCAACCTGAACATGATCGGCATTGATGGCCGACCGCAGGTCAAGGACCTGCGCCAGATCCTGACCGAGTGGCTCAGCTGGCGGACCAGCGTGGTACGTCGACGACTGGAATACCGGCTGCAGAAGGTGCGCGATCGCCTGCATATTCTTGAAGGCCTGATGGTGGCCTACCTCAATATTGATGAGGTGATCGCCATCATCCGGGAGGAGGAAAAGCCGAAAGATGAGCTGATGCGCCGTTTTGGCCTGACCGATGTGCAGGCCGATTCGATTCTTGATCTCAAGCTGCGTCACCTGGCGCGACTGGAAGAGATGAAGATCCGGGGCGAGCAGGACGAGCTGAGTGAAGAGCGCCAGCATCTGGAGGAAACCCTGGGCTCGGATGAGTTGATGCGCAAATTGATCCGGGAAGAGATCGAAGCGGCGGCAGAGGAGTTTGGTGACGAACGCCGCTCGCCGCTGGCCGAGCGCGGCGAAGCGCGCGCCTTCAGCGAAAAGGACCTGCTCAGTGCCGATCCGGTGACGGTGGTGCTGTCCAGGCAGGGCTGGATTCGCGCAGCCAAGGGGCATGATATTGATGCCGGTGGCCTCAGCTACAAGTCCGGTGATGGCTTTAAACTGGCCTGTGCCGGGCGAATGAACCAGCCCACCGTTTTGCTCGATTCCACTGGGCGCAGCTATACCCTCGACACTCACGCCCTGCCTTCGGCACGGGGACAGGGCGAGCCGGTGACCGGTCATATCAGCCTGCCCAAGGGCGCGGTGGTGGATGCACTGGTCTGTGGTCGTGACGAGGATGCGGTGCTGCTGGCGTCGGATGCAGGTTATGGCTTTGTCACCCGGGTTGATCAGCTCACCAGCAAAACCAAAAACGGCAAGGCCGCCCTGACCCTGCCCAAGGGAGCGAAGGTGCTGCAGCCGGTGCTGGTGCCGAGCGGTGACGCGTTACTGGCGGCGATCAGCAGCGAAGGGCGGCTGCTGGTGTTCCCGGTATCAGAGCTGCCCGAGCTGGCGCGCGGCAAGGGCAACAAGATCATCAACATTCCTTCGGCGCGTGCCGCCAGCGGAGAAGAGCTGATGACCCATATCATGCTGCTGGGGCCTGAGGATACGCTGATGGTGCATGCCGGTCGCCAGCACCTGAAGCTCAAGGGAGCCGAACTGGAACACTACCGTGGTGAACGCGGCCGTCGCGGCAACAAGCTGCCGCGGGGGTATCAGCGGGTTGATGGTATGGAGGTCATCAGCGACTGA
- a CDS encoding glutamate-5-semialdehyde dehydrogenase: protein MDVAQYMTQLGEQARAASRLMARADTDSKNKALLAMAEAIDARREALVEANRTDMENGRDKGLDDALLDRLELTPARIDGMIEGLRQVAALPDPIGAIRDMSYRPSGIQVGKMRVPLGVIGIIYESRPNVTCEAASLCLKSGNAAILRGGSEAIHSNQAIATCIAEGLKAAGLPHEAVQVVETTDREAVGRLIAMPEYVDVIVPRGGKGLIERISNDARVPVIKHLDGICHVYIDAEADRTKALNIAINAKTHRYGTCNTMETLLVDAAVAGELLPELAEHYEQLGVELRGCERTLALLPRLNAATDADWDTEYLAPILSIRIVDGMDEAIAHINRHSSQHTDAIITENYTKARAFLREVDSSSVMVNASTRFADGFEYGLGAEIGISTDKIHARGPVGLEGLTSEKYIVLGDGQVRS from the coding sequence ATGGATGTAGCACAGTATATGACCCAACTCGGTGAACAGGCACGCGCGGCTTCACGTCTGATGGCCCGTGCTGACACCGACAGTAAGAACAAGGCTCTGCTGGCCATGGCTGAGGCGATTGATGCCCGCCGTGAAGCGCTGGTAGAGGCAAACCGTACCGATATGGAAAACGGTCGCGACAAAGGGCTGGATGACGCATTGCTGGACCGGCTTGAGCTTACTCCGGCCCGTATTGACGGCATGATCGAGGGGTTGCGCCAGGTCGCGGCGCTGCCGGACCCGATCGGCGCGATTCGCGACATGAGCTATCGCCCGTCCGGCATTCAGGTTGGCAAGATGCGCGTACCCCTGGGGGTTATCGGCATCATTTACGAGTCGCGTCCCAATGTGACCTGCGAGGCGGCAAGCCTGTGCCTGAAATCCGGTAACGCGGCGATTCTGCGCGGTGGGTCGGAAGCGATCCATTCCAATCAGGCGATTGCGACTTGCATCGCAGAAGGACTGAAAGCTGCTGGCTTGCCTCATGAAGCGGTACAGGTGGTCGAAACCACAGACCGTGAGGCCGTTGGTCGTCTGATTGCGATGCCTGAATATGTCGACGTCATCGTGCCACGTGGCGGCAAGGGCCTGATCGAACGGATCAGCAACGATGCCCGCGTGCCGGTGATCAAGCATCTGGACGGTATCTGCCATGTGTATATTGATGCCGAGGCCGACCGTACCAAAGCGCTGAATATCGCCATCAACGCCAAAACGCATCGCTATGGCACCTGCAACACCATGGAAACCCTGCTGGTTGACGCGGCCGTGGCCGGTGAGCTGCTTCCGGAGCTGGCGGAGCACTATGAGCAGCTGGGCGTTGAGTTGCGTGGCTGTGAGCGTACCCTTGCGCTGCTGCCGCGACTGAATGCGGCCACCGATGCTGACTGGGACACCGAGTACCTGGCGCCGATTCTGTCGATTCGGATTGTGGATGGCATGGATGAAGCGATTGCACACATCAATCGCCACAGTTCACAGCACACCGATGCCATTATCACCGAGAACTACACCAAGGCGCGTGCGTTCCTGCGCGAGGTTGATTCCAGCTCGGTGATGGTGAATGCATCGACCCGTTTTGCCGATGGTTTCGAATATGGTCTTGGCGCCGAGATCGGCATCTCCACGGACAAAATCCATGCGCGGGGTCCAGTGGGGCTGGAAGGGCTGACATCGGAAAAATACATCGTGCTGGGTGACGGTCAGGTTCGCAGCTGA
- the nadD gene encoding nicotinate-nucleotide adenylyltransferase: protein MPPLVFMGGTFDPVHNGHLRTALELQQWLEVEQVCLIPSGEPVHRDRPGCTARERLEMVQLAVADEPALCADAREVEADEPSYSLLTLQSLRQERGPGCPIVMTMGMDAFQTLERWHRWQAFLDYAHILVIARPGYVDSDLSPVLQALFQQHRSRDHKELLGLPSGRIHIQELTPLGISATQIRQLIASGQSPRYLLPEPVWHYISQHELYGFHSKEKVQSANAN from the coding sequence ATGCCGCCGCTGGTGTTCATGGGTGGAACCTTCGACCCTGTTCACAATGGCCACTTGCGTACGGCGCTGGAACTGCAGCAGTGGCTTGAAGTCGAACAGGTCTGTCTGATCCCTTCCGGCGAGCCGGTACACCGTGATCGGCCCGGCTGCACAGCGCGTGAACGGCTTGAAATGGTGCAGTTGGCGGTGGCAGACGAACCGGCACTCTGTGCCGATGCGCGAGAAGTCGAAGCGGATGAGCCTTCATACTCACTGCTGACGCTGCAGTCATTGCGGCAGGAGCGCGGGCCCGGTTGCCCCATTGTCATGACCATGGGTATGGATGCCTTTCAGACGTTGGAGCGTTGGCACCGTTGGCAGGCGTTTCTGGATTATGCCCATATTCTGGTTATTGCACGGCCGGGCTATGTTGACAGTGATCTCAGCCCAGTGCTGCAGGCGCTGTTTCAGCAGCATCGAAGCCGTGATCATAAGGAGCTGCTTGGATTGCCCTCAGGGCGTATTCATATTCAGGAATTAACCCCGCTGGGGATATCCGCCACCCAGATCAGGCAGTTGATAGCGTCCGGACAGTCGCCGCGCTATCTGTTACCTGAGCCGGTGTGGCACTATATCAGCCAGCATGAACTTTATGGTTTTCACTCAAAAGAGAAGGTACAAAGCGCTAATGCAAACTGA
- the rsfS gene encoding ribosome silencing factor — protein sequence MQTEQLRELVHSALEDIKARDITEIDVRGKSSVTDYMVIASGTSKRHVMSVAQEVLDKVKASGLQPVGTEGQAVGDWILVDLGDVIVHVMMPDARSFYDLERLWRFDAEDSAEPVQE from the coding sequence ATGCAAACTGAGCAACTGCGTGAACTGGTGCACAGTGCACTGGAAGATATCAAGGCCCGTGACATCACTGAAATTGATGTGCGCGGCAAGTCCAGTGTGACCGATTACATGGTTATCGCCAGCGGCACTTCCAAGCGGCACGTGATGTCCGTGGCACAGGAGGTGCTCGACAAGGTCAAGGCGTCTGGTCTGCAACCCGTGGGCACCGAAGGCCAGGCGGTGGGTGACTGGATACTGGTGGATCTGGGCGATGTGATCGTACATGTGATGATGCCGGATGCACGCAGCTTCTATGACCTGGAACGTCTGTGGCGGTTTGATGCCGAAGACAGCGCAGAGCCTGTGCAGGAGTAA
- the rlmH gene encoding 23S rRNA (pseudouridine(1915)-N(3))-methyltransferase RlmH has translation MRIRLLAVGNRMPAWVEEGYNEYARRLPPDFQLELVELTPGHRGKNADIARAIRSEGDAMLAAIGKGDRVVALDVKGRPWSTPQLAEQSEQWRMDGRNISLLIGGPDGLDPRALALADQKWSLSALTLPHPLVRVVLAEQLYRAWTILQGHPYHK, from the coding sequence ATGCGTATTCGCCTGCTTGCCGTTGGTAACCGCATGCCTGCCTGGGTTGAGGAGGGCTATAACGAGTATGCCCGTCGCCTGCCGCCGGACTTCCAGCTGGAGTTGGTGGAGCTGACGCCGGGCCATCGAGGCAAGAATGCCGACATCGCCCGCGCCATTCGCAGTGAAGGTGATGCCATGCTCGCGGCCATCGGCAAGGGGGACCGGGTGGTGGCGCTGGATGTGAAAGGTCGCCCCTGGTCAACTCCACAGCTGGCCGAGCAGTCCGAACAGTGGCGCATGGACGGCCGCAATATCAGCCTGCTGATCGGTGGGCCTGATGGCCTTGATCCGCGAGCCCTTGCATTGGCCGATCAGAAGTGGTCGTTGTCTGCACTTACGTTGCCGCACCCGCTGGTGCGAGTGGTACTCGCTGAACAGCTCTACCGTGCCTGGACCATTCTCCAGGGCCACCCTTACCATAAATAG